Proteins from a single region of Parasedimentitalea psychrophila:
- a CDS encoding bifunctional 2',3'-cyclic-nucleotide 2'-phosphodiesterase/3'-nucleotidase, with translation MPIQIDRRSFLAGSAGLVALHPFSLQAATNQVHLRLMETTDLHVHVFPYDYYADKPRDTVGLARTASLIKDIRAEASNSLLLDNGDFLQGNPMGDYIAYERGMKEGDMHPVIAAMNTLGFEASTLGNHEFNYGLDFLMKSLAGANYPVVCANIATEIGASPRDDKTLLPPYVMIERQLTDGAGNSHPIKIGLIGFVPPQVMNWDRRHLEGKVQARDILQTARAYVPEMKEKGADIIIALSHSGIGSAQESDGMENASVPLAAVEGIDAIMTGHSHLVFPSSKYADFAAVDADKGTIHGTPATMGGFWGSHLGLIDLMLERDADGWRVVGHASEARPISKRNEDRSYTALVGDDAAVLAAVETEHDETLAYIRRAVGKTDAPLHSYFALVADDPSVQIVSIAQQWYISEMLKGTEYASLPILSAAAPFKAGGRGGPEYYTDVPKGDVAIKHVADLYLYPNTARAVLVTGAQVKDWLERSAGIFNQVEVGKQDQVLLNPSFPSYNYDVIDGVTYQIDLSQPSKFGPKGEPGDASASRIVNLMFDGKPIDPEAKFIIATNNYRASGGGKFPGAMGDTIVFEGPDTNRDVIVRYIVEKGTISPRADANWSFAPLPGTSVLFDTGPKANDYVDSIEGVNVAPAGEGPDGFARFKIEL, from the coding sequence ATGCCTATTCAGATCGATCGCCGTTCCTTTCTGGCCGGCAGCGCCGGCCTTGTTGCGCTGCATCCGTTTTCACTTCAGGCCGCGACCAATCAGGTGCATCTGCGGCTGATGGAGACCACCGATCTGCATGTGCATGTATTCCCCTATGATTATTACGCCGACAAACCGCGCGACACTGTTGGCTTGGCCCGCACCGCCTCTCTCATCAAAGACATCCGCGCCGAGGCCAGCAACTCGTTACTGCTGGACAATGGTGACTTTCTGCAGGGCAACCCGATGGGCGATTACATCGCCTATGAGCGCGGCATGAAGGAGGGTGACATGCACCCGGTGATCGCCGCGATGAACACACTGGGGTTTGAGGCCTCGACGCTGGGCAATCACGAGTTCAACTATGGCCTCGATTTCCTGATGAAGTCACTGGCCGGCGCCAATTACCCGGTGGTCTGCGCCAATATCGCCACCGAGATCGGCGCCTCTCCACGTGACGACAAAACCCTGCTGCCACCCTATGTGATGATTGAGCGGCAGCTGACCGACGGAGCGGGTAACAGCCACCCCATTAAGATCGGCTTGATCGGCTTTGTGCCGCCGCAGGTGATGAACTGGGATCGCCGCCACCTAGAGGGCAAGGTGCAGGCGCGCGACATTCTGCAAACTGCGCGCGCCTATGTGCCCGAGATGAAGGAAAAAGGCGCCGATATCATCATCGCGCTGTCACACTCGGGCATTGGCTCGGCACAGGAAAGCGACGGCATGGAGAACGCCTCGGTGCCGCTGGCCGCCGTTGAGGGCATTGACGCCATCATGACCGGTCACAGCCACCTGGTGTTCCCCTCCTCCAAATACGCCGATTTTGCCGCTGTGGACGCCGACAAGGGCACCATCCATGGCACCCCGGCCACCATGGGCGGGTTCTGGGGCAGCCATTTGGGGCTGATTGATCTGATGCTGGAACGTGATGCCGACGGCTGGCGCGTGGTTGGTCACGCATCAGAGGCGCGCCCCATTTCCAAACGCAACGAGGACCGCAGCTATACTGCGCTGGTTGGCGACGATGCTGCGGTGCTGGCCGCCGTAGAGACCGAGCACGATGAAACCCTGGCCTATATCCGCCGCGCCGTGGGCAAGACCGACGCACCGCTGCACAGCTACTTTGCGCTGGTGGCGGATGATCCCTCGGTGCAGATCGTCTCAATTGCCCAGCAATGGTATATCAGTGAGATGCTGAAGGGCACCGAGTACGCGAGCCTGCCGATTCTGTCAGCCGCAGCACCGTTCAAGGCCGGCGGTCGCGGCGGCCCTGAGTATTACACCGATGTGCCCAAGGGCGATGTGGCGATCAAACATGTCGCTGACCTGTATCTCTATCCCAACACGGCGCGCGCGGTGCTGGTGACGGGGGCGCAGGTCAAGGACTGGCTGGAACGCTCGGCCGGGATTTTCAATCAGGTAGAGGTTGGCAAGCAGGATCAAGTGCTGCTGAACCCCTCGTTCCCCAGCTACAACTATGATGTGATCGACGGGGTGACCTATCAGATCGACCTGAGCCAGCCGTCAAAATTTGGCCCCAAGGGCGAGCCGGGCGATGCCAGTGCCAGCCGCATCGTCAACCTGATGTTTGACGGCAAGCCGATTGATCCCGAGGCCAAGTTCATCATTGCCACCAACAATTACCGGGCCAGCGGTGGCGGCAAGTTCCCCGGCGCCATGGGCGACACCATTGTGTTTGAAGGCCCCGACACCAACCGCGATGTGATCGTGCGCTATATCGTCGAGAAGGGCACCATCAGCCCCCGCGCCGATGCCAACTGGTCGTTTGCCCCGCTGCCCGGTACCTCGGTGTTGTTCGACACGGGCCCCAAGGCAAACGACTACGTTGACAGCATCGAAGGGGTGAATGTCGCCCCGGCCGGCGAAGGCCCCGACGGCTTTGCCCGGTTCAAGATCGAGCTGTGA
- a CDS encoding lytic transglycosylase domain-containing protein produces the protein MHRRTILGLIVITAVSLSACTGSFAEQSGDDFDPPLYPNETPELRGQINHWADHYEVPRALVHRLAIRESTHRPWAMNSPYYGLLQILPATARSMGFSGPSKDLLDADTNLEFAVKYLRGAWLLSDGSHDMAVKHYSRGFYPEAKRRGMLKETGLVN, from the coding sequence ATGCATCGTAGAACTATACTGGGGCTGATCGTTATTACTGCGGTTTCTCTCTCGGCTTGCACTGGCAGTTTTGCAGAGCAATCGGGGGATGATTTTGACCCACCGCTCTATCCCAATGAAACGCCTGAGCTGCGCGGCCAGATCAATCACTGGGCAGACCACTATGAGGTACCGCGCGCCCTGGTGCACCGGCTGGCGATCCGCGAAAGCACCCACCGGCCCTGGGCGATGAACTCTCCGTATTATGGGCTGTTGCAGATCCTGCCCGCCACCGCCCGCTCCATGGGGTTCAGTGGCCCGTCCAAGGACCTGCTGGATGCGGATACCAATCTCGAATTTGCAGTCAAATATCTGCGGGGCGCCTGGCTTTTGTCTGACGGCAGTCACGACATGGCGGTGAAACACTATTCGCGCGGCTTTTACCCCGAGGCCAAACGGCGTGGGATGCTGAAAGAGACCGGGCTGGTCAACTAG